A portion of the Allorhodopirellula heiligendammensis genome contains these proteins:
- a CDS encoding sugar phosphate isomerase/epimerase family protein: MSNNSTDEPTRDRLAIHTITTKAWPLEVALERYAAAGIGGVSIWVEAIEGMSATAASRAVQASGLQVPALVRGGFFCDSDSRVREQRIDHNRTLIETAAELSAEMLVLVVGATPGESLDRQRGWVQDGIEALIDDAKAANVRLAIEPLHPMYAADKSCINRLTEAREICESIRQPILGIAVDVYHVWWDPNLQREIQLIGANEALFAFHLCDWRVPTRDLLNDRALMGDGCIDIKGFRHMMDAAGFAGWNEVEIFSDEHWSRDQQTFLDEIIDRYARC; encoded by the coding sequence ATGTCAAATAATTCCACCGACGAACCCACTCGCGATCGGCTGGCCATTCACACGATCACCACCAAGGCGTGGCCACTCGAAGTTGCACTGGAACGTTACGCGGCGGCAGGTATCGGAGGTGTGAGCATTTGGGTCGAAGCGATTGAAGGAATGTCCGCCACCGCGGCAAGCCGCGCGGTGCAGGCATCCGGTCTCCAAGTCCCTGCGCTAGTTCGTGGCGGCTTCTTCTGTGATTCCGACTCACGTGTACGAGAGCAGCGGATCGACCACAACCGCACACTGATTGAAACCGCCGCAGAACTATCGGCCGAGATGCTGGTGCTCGTCGTCGGAGCGACTCCGGGTGAGTCACTGGACCGACAGCGAGGTTGGGTACAAGACGGGATCGAAGCTCTTATCGACGATGCGAAAGCAGCAAACGTCCGATTGGCGATCGAGCCGTTACACCCGATGTACGCTGCGGATAAGAGTTGCATCAATCGCTTAACCGAGGCGCGTGAGATCTGTGAGTCAATTCGACAACCCATTCTCGGAATCGCTGTCGATGTCTATCACGTTTGGTGGGATCCAAACTTGCAACGTGAGATCCAATTGATTGGCGCAAACGAAGCTCTCTTTGCGTTTCATTTGTGCGATTGGCGAGTCCCAACCCGCGACCTACTCAATGATCGAGCCTTGATGGGGGATGGTTGCATCGACATCAAAGGATTTCGACATATGATGGACGCGGCTGGCTTCGCCGGTTGGAACGAAGTTGAAATTTTCTCCGATGAACATTGGTCGCGAGACCAACAGACCTTCCTCGACGAAATCATTGATCGGTATGCGCGTTGCTAA
- a CDS encoding helix-turn-helix domain-containing protein, whose product MIASSSDQSTQHTITAQNRLGDLSTKDSRFGQYLAQWGFTLRICDPINLHTASMPPVRPIGSTTETRNTPVPPDMRPSGLWVFESRHAESFAMSVTQHTFLKFLWIREGRARIEFETDSLDCESGTLVIVPPHTTHRIVDSSDAPVSLFGLGLDTQELRCVEPVLPLYQTGVYSGQRLGTLRIEQHFRRLLYLVDQDEATSQFASVAAALELLSELALKLAPAKAASGTTNKPSGDPMLEAYLEWLQRNFFEPLTLDGAARASGMSRRTFTNQFKARTGMTWLEYVNGLRIRRAEELLADADRKVSSIAFQCGFDDVSTFYRAFKRITGRTPGGDCV is encoded by the coding sequence ATGATTGCGTCATCAAGTGATCAGTCAACTCAGCATACAATCACTGCGCAGAATAGACTTGGCGATTTGAGCACGAAGGACTCGCGTTTTGGGCAATACCTGGCACAATGGGGCTTCACCCTGAGAATTTGCGATCCCATCAACCTGCACACGGCCTCCATGCCTCCGGTACGCCCCATCGGCTCGACGACTGAGACACGCAATACGCCAGTGCCGCCAGATATGCGTCCGAGCGGCCTATGGGTATTCGAAAGCCGGCATGCCGAATCCTTTGCGATGTCCGTCACGCAACACACATTTCTGAAGTTCCTGTGGATTCGCGAGGGCCGAGCAAGGATCGAGTTTGAGACCGATTCTCTTGATTGCGAATCGGGCACTCTCGTGATCGTTCCGCCTCACACCACTCACCGAATCGTCGACTCCTCCGACGCCCCCGTCTCTCTGTTTGGACTCGGATTGGACACGCAAGAATTACGATGTGTCGAACCAGTACTGCCGCTTTATCAAACTGGCGTCTACTCAGGTCAACGGCTGGGGACACTTCGCATTGAGCAGCACTTTCGCAGGCTGCTGTATCTGGTCGACCAAGACGAAGCTACGAGTCAGTTCGCGTCCGTTGCTGCGGCGTTGGAGTTACTCTCGGAGTTAGCGCTGAAATTGGCTCCCGCAAAAGCAGCGAGTGGCACAACGAACAAACCGTCAGGCGACCCGATGCTTGAGGCTTATCTCGAATGGCTCCAACGCAACTTTTTTGAACCCTTGACACTCGACGGGGCGGCGAGGGCGTCAGGTATGTCTCGCCGCACATTCACCAACCAGTTCAAAGCGAGAACAGGGATGACGTGGCTGGAGTACGTAAACGGACTGCGTATCCGCCGAGCGGAGGAGCTGCTCGCCGACGCCGATCGAAAAGTTTCCTCGATCGCTTTTCAATGTGGCTTTGATGACGTATCCACTTTCTACCGTGCCTTCAAACGAATCACCGGCCGGACACCGGGAGGCGACTGCGTTTAA
- a CDS encoding GH92 family glycosyl hydrolase: MHSPVNNFTRQYQYPPYEESIPTMKIVAVLMMVVAFSDVMTPRHLWGKSPVEWVDPLIDTHASRWFFFNSASRPFGLVNLSPDTSTKGSWDSGYLYGDKHIRCFSHVHAWQLSGIPVMPIVGEMTGPQGMDAYQSEFTHDEEVVGAGHHKVLLKKYGITAELTSTIRTGFHRYTFPQTEDAYILFDVGAYLGHGPMVKAEVDKVSDTEIEGMSLQEKTGRRRKRTPVFFVAQFSQPMTQFGGWRNGQLSEPAESIEGEETGAFVRFETTEGTPVLMRVGISYTSMEGARRNLQAELAHWDFDQVVEDSKQDWNEHLSRIEVEGGSDAQKTKFYTDLWRSMLGRRIISDADGAYSDLTGASQVIRQIPEDEAGKPKFAMHNFDSWWGSHWSLNILWPLLCPERYSDICNTSVEMYRNGGLIPRGPSGGNYTFVMIGDSAAPAITAAYAKGIRDFDVELALEGLVRNTEIDGGRYYGGYAKSPTPAVYEEYTKKGYVSHRNKLSGGHGSAVTSLTLYNSYHDWCIAQMAKGLGNEELYQRFIPGAANYQNVIWPEKQSAWVRTADGGWLDNYLPNEKRFEQEGFCETSAAVSTFFVPHDAMGLAQILSGPDAAAAKLNEQFELAVKDKFHLKGREHGAAWIDYANQDGTGAAHYFNRIGFPWLSQKWVRAVQDAAFSGTDPYSGYNGDEDQGQMGAVSALMALGLFQFDGGSGLNPSYDITAPVFDKVEIKLSDRYYRGNVLTILTKNQAPENVYIQSAMWNGKPLESSLLPHNDLVQGGVLELTLGPNPNKEWGVGN, encoded by the coding sequence ATGCACTCGCCGGTCAATAACTTCACCCGTCAGTATCAATATCCTCCTTATGAAGAATCGATTCCTACCATGAAGATCGTTGCCGTTTTGATGATGGTCGTCGCGTTTTCAGACGTGATGACGCCGCGTCACCTTTGGGGGAAATCCCCTGTCGAATGGGTTGACCCGCTGATCGACACGCATGCTTCTCGATGGTTCTTCTTCAATTCGGCGTCACGACCTTTTGGGTTGGTGAATCTCAGCCCGGATACGAGTACTAAGGGGTCGTGGGACTCGGGATACCTGTATGGCGACAAGCATATTCGCTGCTTCAGTCACGTTCACGCCTGGCAGCTTTCCGGCATTCCCGTTATGCCCATCGTGGGCGAGATGACCGGTCCGCAGGGAATGGACGCCTACCAGTCAGAGTTCACTCACGATGAGGAGGTGGTCGGGGCCGGGCACCACAAGGTGCTGTTGAAAAAATATGGCATCACTGCAGAACTGACGTCGACCATACGAACGGGGTTTCATCGCTATACCTTCCCGCAAACCGAAGATGCCTACATTCTCTTCGATGTGGGAGCGTATCTGGGTCATGGCCCGATGGTCAAAGCCGAAGTTGATAAAGTGAGTGATACCGAGATTGAGGGCATGAGCCTGCAAGAGAAAACGGGACGTCGTAGGAAACGCACCCCAGTCTTCTTCGTGGCACAATTCAGCCAACCCATGACTCAGTTCGGTGGCTGGCGGAATGGGCAACTCAGCGAACCGGCGGAGTCCATTGAAGGTGAAGAGACTGGCGCTTTTGTTCGCTTCGAGACCACTGAAGGCACGCCCGTTTTAATGCGAGTGGGTATCAGTTACACGTCGATGGAGGGAGCCCGCAGGAACCTGCAGGCAGAACTGGCTCATTGGGATTTTGATCAAGTCGTCGAGGATTCCAAGCAGGATTGGAACGAACACCTTTCTCGCATTGAAGTCGAAGGGGGATCGGATGCCCAAAAAACAAAGTTCTATACCGACCTGTGGCGTTCCATGTTGGGACGCCGCATCATTAGCGACGCCGATGGTGCGTACAGCGATTTGACAGGAGCAAGCCAGGTCATTCGTCAGATTCCGGAAGACGAGGCTGGTAAGCCGAAATTTGCAATGCACAATTTCGATAGTTGGTGGGGCAGCCACTGGAGTCTTAACATTCTGTGGCCGTTATTGTGTCCAGAACGATACAGTGACATTTGCAATACTTCGGTTGAAATGTACCGCAATGGCGGACTCATTCCCCGGGGCCCGTCCGGCGGCAACTACACGTTCGTGATGATCGGCGACAGTGCAGCTCCCGCCATCACGGCCGCTTATGCGAAAGGCATCAGAGATTTTGATGTCGAATTAGCGTTGGAGGGACTCGTTCGAAATACAGAGATTGATGGTGGACGCTATTACGGCGGATATGCGAAGTCACCGACGCCAGCAGTCTATGAGGAATACACGAAGAAAGGCTACGTGTCTCACCGAAACAAGCTCTCTGGCGGGCATGGCAGCGCGGTTACCAGTCTAACGCTCTACAATTCGTACCATGATTGGTGTATCGCCCAAATGGCGAAAGGCTTGGGGAACGAGGAACTCTACCAGCGATTCATCCCGGGGGCCGCGAACTATCAAAATGTGATCTGGCCCGAAAAACAATCGGCTTGGGTCCGCACGGCGGACGGTGGCTGGTTAGATAATTATCTCCCCAACGAGAAGAGGTTTGAGCAAGAAGGGTTTTGTGAAACGAGCGCCGCCGTTTCGACGTTCTTTGTGCCCCATGATGCGATGGGATTGGCCCAAATTCTAAGCGGTCCCGATGCGGCCGCGGCGAAATTGAATGAGCAGTTCGAGTTGGCAGTGAAAGATAAGTTCCACCTCAAAGGACGCGAGCATGGGGCTGCCTGGATTGACTATGCTAATCAGGACGGTACCGGAGCGGCTCACTACTTCAATCGAATTGGCTTCCCCTGGCTCAGTCAGAAATGGGTACGTGCCGTACAGGACGCCGCCTTCAGCGGAACAGACCCGTACAGTGGATACAACGGTGACGAAGATCAGGGGCAAATGGGTGCGGTCAGCGCGCTGATGGCGCTGGGCCTCTTCCAGTTTGACGGTGGTTCCGGGTTGAATCCCAGTTATGACATCACCGCCCCTGTTTTCGATAAAGTCGAAATCAAACTGAGTGATCGTTATTACAGAGGCAATGTCCTGACGATACTAACCAAGAACCAAGCCCCGGAGAATGTCTACATTCAGTCCGCAATGTGGAACGGCAAACCCCTTGAATCGTCACTCCTTCCGCACAATGATCTCGTTCAAGGGGGTGTGCTGGAGTTGACCCTGGGCCCGAATCCCAACAAAGAATGGGGAGTGGGCAATTAA
- a CDS encoding Gfo/Idh/MocA family protein: MNLEPLKIAMHGVTGRMGTNQHLIRSILAIIRQGGVQLSSGQWQPIEPILVGRNAEKLKRLAVTVATEEIGRSIEWTTDLDAVLEDQSVDIFFDASSTQMRPELLRKAMQQGKSVYCEKPIAIDPDTAAQLAEVAHQTGVKNGAVQDKLWLPGIRKLRMLRDQGFFGKMLSVRGEFGYWVFTGHDGDQPAQRPSWNYRSEDGGGMMIDMFCHWEYLINDLFGPVERVLAHATTEVPERIDESGAAYRCTADDAAYAIFALQSGVTCQFNSSWTTRVRRDDLLTIQVDGTEGSAVAGLRECWIQGASVTPMPTWNPDVPQPINFYDNWQQMPNTTEYDNAFKVQWELFIRHCVGDAEFPWTLASAAAGVRLAEAGARSANEQKWISIEGGSSNVK, translated from the coding sequence ATGAACCTGGAACCTCTGAAAATTGCGATGCACGGCGTCACCGGGCGCATGGGAACGAACCAACATCTGATCCGTTCCATTTTGGCCATCATTCGTCAGGGTGGCGTCCAGCTTTCGTCGGGGCAGTGGCAACCGATCGAGCCAATTTTGGTTGGTCGCAACGCGGAAAAGCTAAAACGGCTCGCCGTGACGGTGGCGACTGAAGAAATCGGTCGATCCATCGAGTGGACGACTGACCTGGATGCGGTGCTCGAGGACCAGAGCGTTGACATCTTTTTCGATGCCTCCAGCACCCAAATGAGACCGGAGTTGTTGAGAAAAGCAATGCAACAAGGAAAATCGGTGTACTGTGAAAAACCAATCGCGATTGATCCAGACACCGCCGCTCAGCTTGCCGAGGTCGCCCACCAAACCGGTGTGAAGAATGGTGCGGTTCAGGATAAATTGTGGCTGCCCGGAATCCGCAAACTGAGAATGCTCCGGGACCAAGGGTTCTTTGGAAAAATGCTGAGTGTTCGCGGTGAGTTTGGCTACTGGGTGTTTACCGGACATGATGGCGATCAGCCCGCCCAGCGGCCATCGTGGAACTATCGCAGCGAAGATGGTGGCGGCATGATGATCGACATGTTTTGCCACTGGGAATACCTGATCAATGATTTGTTTGGCCCTGTCGAACGCGTGTTGGCCCACGCGACGACCGAAGTTCCTGAACGAATTGACGAGTCGGGGGCGGCCTACCGGTGCACCGCCGACGACGCCGCTTACGCGATTTTTGCGTTGCAGAGTGGTGTCACGTGCCAGTTCAACAGTTCATGGACGACACGCGTTCGACGTGATGATCTGTTGACGATCCAAGTCGATGGAACGGAAGGATCGGCTGTGGCAGGGCTACGAGAATGCTGGATTCAAGGGGCATCTGTGACACCGATGCCGACCTGGAATCCTGACGTGCCGCAGCCCATCAATTTTTACGACAATTGGCAGCAGATGCCGAACACAACAGAGTATGACAACGCATTCAAAGTTCAGTGGGAGTTGTTCATTCGTCACTGTGTCGGCGATGCGGAATTCCCCTGGACGCTAGCGTCCGCGGCCGCGGGCGTGCGTTTGGCTGAAGCGGGTGCTCGCTCAGCAAACGAGCAAAAGTGGATTTCGATCGAGGGTGGATCTAGCAATGTCAAATAA